In the Qipengyuania pelagi genome, one interval contains:
- a CDS encoding LysR family transcriptional regulator translates to MKRTHLPLNALRVYDAAARHLSFTRAADELAVTPAAVGQQIRALEDHLGTVLFRRTSKGLELTAEGAAGLDPLREGFLKFEESVSAMQAGQASDSYTIAVPREFYAQWLAPRLAEFGADKPETRFTFVADEHADFTEANLDCAIRLVDGPGDLEGVELAPAARMTVARAEAHGGAPERWIDWGVALPEGESAAITVSNAGQALSSALAGLGRTMLPELLVKDAVEDGRLEALAGPEPGRRAYWLVAPTPQWRTRKVKSLVEFLSG, encoded by the coding sequence ATGAAGCGCACCCATCTGCCCCTGAACGCCCTGCGCGTATATGACGCCGCTGCCCGGCACCTCTCCTTCACCCGCGCGGCGGACGAGCTGGCGGTGACGCCCGCCGCCGTCGGCCAGCAGATCAGGGCGCTGGAGGATCACCTCGGCACGGTCCTGTTCCGCCGCACCAGCAAGGGGCTGGAGCTGACCGCGGAAGGTGCCGCCGGGCTCGACCCCTTGCGCGAAGGATTCCTGAAGTTCGAGGAAAGCGTCAGCGCGATGCAGGCCGGACAGGCGAGCGACAGCTACACCATCGCCGTGCCGCGCGAATTCTACGCCCAGTGGCTCGCGCCGCGATTGGCGGAATTCGGTGCCGACAAGCCGGAAACGCGCTTCACCTTCGTGGCGGACGAGCACGCCGACTTCACCGAAGCCAATCTCGATTGCGCGATCCGGCTGGTGGACGGGCCGGGCGATCTCGAGGGCGTGGAACTGGCGCCTGCCGCGCGGATGACCGTGGCGCGCGCCGAGGCGCATGGCGGCGCGCCGGAACGCTGGATCGATTGGGGTGTCGCGCTCCCCGAAGGCGAGAGCGCCGCGATCACCGTTTCGAACGCCGGACAGGCCCTGTCGAGCGCGCTGGCCGGGCTGGGCCGGACGATGCTGCCCGAATTGCTGGTGAAGGACGCGGTCGAGGATGGCCGCCTGGAAGCGCTCGCCGGGCCGGAACCGGGCCGCAGGGCCTATTGGCTGGTCGCCCCCACGCCGCAATGGCGGACGCGCAAGGTGAAGAGCCTGGTTGAGTTTTTGAGTGGTTGA
- the rpsL gene encoding 30S ribosomal protein S12 gives MPTINQLVRKGREPQKAKSKVPAMEQNPQKRGVCTRVYTTTPKKPNSALRKVAKVRLTNQREVISYIPGEGHNLQEHSVVLIRGGRVRDLPGVRYHVLRGVLDTQGVKDRKQSRSKYGAKRPK, from the coding sequence ATGCCGACAATCAACCAGCTGGTCCGCAAGGGCCGCGAACCGCAGAAGGCCAAGTCCAAGGTCCCTGCGATGGAGCAGAACCCGCAGAAGCGCGGCGTCTGCACGCGCGTCTACACGACGACTCCGAAGAAGCCGAACTCGGCTCTGCGCAAGGTGGCCAAGGTGCGCCTGACCAACCAGCGCGAAGTCATCTCCTACATCCCCGGCGAAGGCCACAACCTTCAGGAACACAGCGTCGTGCTGATCCGCGGCGGCCGTGTGCGCGACCTTCCCGGCGTGCGCTATCACGTCCTGCGCGGCGTGCTCGATACGCAAGGGGTCAAGGACCGCAAGCAGAGCCGTTCGAAGTACGGCGCCAAGCGTCCCAAGTAA
- the rpsG gene encoding 30S ribosomal protein S7, which yields MSRRRRPEKREILPDPKFGDQVLSKFMNNLMLDGKKAVAEGIVYTALDVVETKAKANPVELFHAALDNIKPQVEVRSRRVGGATYQVPVEVRPERAQALAIRWLITAARGRPETTMSARLSGELMDAANNRGNAVKKREDTHRMADANRAFSHYRW from the coding sequence ATGTCACGTCGTCGTCGTCCCGAAAAGCGGGAAATCCTGCCGGATCCCAAGTTCGGGGATCAGGTCCTGTCGAAGTTCATGAACAACCTCATGCTGGACGGCAAGAAGGCCGTCGCCGAAGGTATCGTCTACACCGCGCTCGACGTGGTGGAAACGAAGGCCAAGGCCAATCCGGTCGAGCTGTTCCATGCCGCGCTCGACAACATCAAGCCGCAGGTCGAGGTGCGTTCGCGCCGCGTCGGCGGTGCGACCTATCAGGTCCCGGTCGAGGTGCGTCCCGAGCGTGCCCAGGCTCTCGCCATCCGCTGGCTGATCACCGCCGCGCGCGGTCGCCCGGAAACCACCATGTCGGCGCGCCTGTCGGGCGAGCTGATGGATGCGGCCAACAATCGCGGCAACGCGGTCAAGAAGCGGGAAGATACCCACCGCATGGCCGACGCGAACCGCGCGTTCTCGCACTACCGCTGGTAG
- the fusA gene encoding elongation factor G gives MARDYPLERYRNIGIMAHIDAGKTTTTERILYYTGKSYKIGEVHDGAATMDWMEQEQERGITITSAATTTFWTAEDATMDPRSDPEALRANEPKHRINIIDTPGHVDFTIEVERSLRVLDGAVAVFDGVAGVEPQSETVWRQADKYGVPRMCFINKLDRTGADFYYCVKSIVDRLGATPLVLYLPIGAESDLKGVVDLVNMRGIVWQNEDLGAKYEFIDIPEDLADKAAEYREQLVEMAVEQDDDAMEAYLESGEAPDAATLKKLIRKGTMARAFVPVLCGSAFKNKGVQPLLDAVVDYMPSPLDVPAIKGVLPDSDVEETRPSSDDEPFAALAFKIMNDPFVGSLTFTRIYSGKLSKGSVLNSVKDKKEKVGRMLLMHSNNREDIDEAFAGDIVALAGMKDTTTGDTLCDPAKPIILERMEFPEPVIELSVEPKTKADQEKMGVALNRLAAEDPSFRVSTDHESGQTIIKGMGELHLDILVDRMKREFKVEANVGAPQVAYREYLGREVEVTYTHKKQSGGSGQFGEVKVVVTPGERGEGVTFEDQIKGGNIPREYIPAIEKGMREQAESGHLVGFPIIDFAIRLVDGKYHDVDSSAIAFEIAGRGAMREVAQKAGIKLLEPIMKVEVVTPEDYLGDVIGDLNSRRGQIQGTDSRGNAQAVEANVPLANMFGYVNELRSFTQGRAQYSMQFSHYDEVPANVAAEVKEKLA, from the coding sequence ATGGCCCGCGACTATCCGCTGGAGCGCTATCGCAATATCGGCATCATGGCCCACATCGATGCCGGCAAGACCACCACGACCGAACGCATCCTCTATTACACCGGCAAGTCCTACAAGATCGGCGAAGTGCATGACGGCGCCGCGACCATGGACTGGATGGAGCAGGAGCAGGAGCGCGGTATTACCATTACGTCCGCCGCGACGACCACGTTCTGGACCGCCGAAGACGCGACCATGGATCCGCGCTCGGACCCCGAAGCGCTGCGCGCCAACGAGCCGAAGCACCGCATCAACATCATCGACACCCCTGGCCACGTCGACTTCACCATCGAAGTCGAACGTAGTCTTCGCGTGCTCGACGGCGCCGTTGCAGTCTTCGACGGCGTTGCCGGAGTTGAACCGCAGTCCGAGACAGTATGGCGCCAGGCCGACAAGTACGGCGTTCCCCGGATGTGCTTCATTAATAAATTGGACCGCACCGGTGCGGACTTCTATTACTGCGTGAAGTCGATCGTCGATCGTCTCGGTGCTACGCCGCTCGTTCTTTATCTTCCGATCGGTGCCGAAAGCGATCTCAAGGGTGTTGTCGATCTCGTCAACATGCGCGGCATCGTCTGGCAGAACGAAGATCTCGGCGCGAAGTACGAGTTCATCGACATCCCGGAAGACCTTGCCGACAAGGCCGCGGAATATCGCGAGCAGCTGGTCGAAATGGCGGTCGAGCAGGACGACGATGCGATGGAGGCCTATCTTGAAAGCGGAGAGGCGCCCGACGCCGCTACGCTCAAGAAGCTGATCCGCAAGGGCACCATGGCACGCGCCTTCGTTCCCGTGCTGTGTGGCTCGGCCTTCAAGAACAAGGGCGTCCAGCCCCTGCTCGATGCGGTTGTCGACTACATGCCGTCCCCGCTCGACGTTCCGGCGATCAAGGGCGTCCTGCCCGACAGCGATGTCGAGGAAACCCGCCCGTCGAGCGATGACGAGCCCTTCGCGGCCCTCGCGTTCAAGATCATGAACGATCCGTTCGTCGGCTCGCTCACCTTCACCCGCATCTATTCCGGCAAGCTTTCCAAGGGTTCGGTCCTGAACTCGGTGAAGGACAAGAAGGAAAAGGTCGGGCGGATGCTGCTGATGCACTCGAACAACCGCGAGGACATCGATGAGGCGTTCGCCGGCGACATCGTCGCTCTGGCGGGCATGAAGGACACGACCACGGGCGATACGCTGTGCGATCCGGCCAAGCCGATCATCCTCGAGCGGATGGAATTCCCCGAGCCCGTGATCGAGCTGTCGGTGGAACCGAAGACCAAGGCCGACCAGGAAAAGATGGGCGTCGCGCTCAACCGCCTGGCTGCCGAGGATCCCTCGTTCCGCGTTTCGACCGATCACGAATCGGGCCAGACGATCATCAAGGGCATGGGCGAGCTTCACCTCGACATCCTCGTCGATCGCATGAAGCGCGAGTTCAAGGTCGAGGCCAATGTCGGCGCGCCGCAGGTGGCGTATCGCGAATATCTCGGCCGCGAAGTCGAAGTGACCTACACCCACAAGAAGCAGTCAGGCGGTTCGGGTCAGTTCGGTGAAGTCAAGGTCGTGGTCACCCCCGGTGAGCGCGGCGAGGGCGTCACCTTCGAGGATCAGATCAAGGGCGGCAACATTCCGCGCGAATACATCCCGGCGATCGAGAAGGGCATGCGCGAGCAGGCCGAGAGCGGCCATCTGGTCGGCTTCCCGATCATCGACTTCGCGATCCGCCTGGTCGACGGTAAGTACCACGACGTCGACTCGAGCGCGATCGCGTTCGAAATCGCTGGTCGCGGTGCGATGCGTGAAGTGGCTCAGAAGGCCGGCATCAAGCTGCTCGAGCCGATCATGAAGGTGGAAGTCGTGACTCCCGAGGACTATCTCGGCGACGTCATCGGCGATCTGAACAGCCGTCGCGGGCAGATCCAGGGCACCGACAGCCGGGGCAACGCCCAGGCGGTCGAGGCGAATGTGCCGCTCGCGAACATGTTCGGCTACGTCAACGAACTGCGCTCCTTCACGCAAGGCCGCGCGCAGTATTCGATGCAGTTCAGCCACTACGACGAGGTTCCGGCCAACGTCGCGGCGGAAGTTAAGGAAAAGCTCGCCTGA